A window from Sulfitobacter sp. OXR-159 encodes these proteins:
- a CDS encoding peptide ABC transporter substrate-binding protein produces MKLRTTLASSALALGLAFQAQAADVPEGVNLAEDQSYTFWLLDAIKSMDPQINTDVEGSDVLRNLFEGLYNEDGNGELVPGVALDHEVSEDGKTYTFNLRKDAKWSNGEPVTANDFVYSWRRLADPATASEYAWYMELMQVENAPEIIAGDKSPEELGIQAVDDHTLEVKITTPLPYFPQMLVHGSTFPVLQSVVEEHGDDWTDAGTLIGNGAYKLVEHQLGERVVMEKNDTYWDAANVVMEKITALTINDVNQALTRYLAGELDRVDIPAGQYPRLKKEYPEQAVSTPYNCSYIYMLNVGEKGPEALKNVNVRKALAYAIDRDIIVERILQGGQKPSYNWTHWAIADFERPELDWADNMDQAQRVEKAKELLAEAGYGPDNPLDLTLQYNTSEDHKKIAIAASQMLKQIGVNLTLDNYEWKVHTDRMQNQDYDMARYAWCGDYNEASTYLDLLTSYSGHNNGEFYNDAYDKLMKDSKTAEDPQPLYKDAERILAEEMPIIPIYHYANVDMIAEDIEGLPENNVNNTWYGKDLYRTAE; encoded by the coding sequence ATGAAGCTACGCACCACACTTGCATCCTCCGCATTGGCGCTCGGCCTTGCGTTTCAGGCCCAAGCCGCCGATGTCCCCGAGGGTGTGAACCTTGCCGAAGATCAAAGCTATACCTTCTGGCTGCTTGACGCGATCAAGTCGATGGACCCGCAGATCAACACCGATGTCGAAGGTTCGGACGTGCTGCGCAACCTCTTTGAAGGGCTTTATAACGAAGACGGCAATGGCGAACTGGTCCCCGGTGTGGCGCTTGACCACGAAGTCTCCGAAGACGGCAAGACCTACACCTTCAACCTGCGCAAAGACGCCAAATGGTCCAATGGCGAGCCGGTCACGGCCAATGATTTCGTCTATTCTTGGCGCCGTTTGGCGGACCCGGCGACCGCGTCGGAATACGCATGGTATATGGAGTTGATGCAGGTCGAAAACGCGCCTGAGATCATCGCCGGGGACAAGTCGCCCGAGGAATTGGGCATCCAAGCCGTCGACGACCACACGCTTGAGGTCAAGATCACCACGCCGCTGCCCTATTTCCCGCAGATGCTGGTGCATGGGTCGACCTTCCCCGTGCTGCAAAGCGTGGTGGAAGAGCATGGCGACGATTGGACCGATGCGGGCACGCTCATCGGCAACGGCGCTTATAAACTGGTCGAGCATCAGTTGGGCGAACGTGTCGTGATGGAGAAGAACGACACCTATTGGGACGCCGCCAATGTCGTGATGGAGAAGATCACCGCGCTCACGATCAATGACGTGAACCAAGCGCTGACCCGCTATCTGGCTGGTGAGTTGGACCGCGTGGATATCCCCGCCGGTCAATACCCGCGTCTGAAGAAAGAGTACCCCGAACAGGCGGTCTCAACCCCCTATAACTGCTCCTATATCTACATGCTGAACGTAGGGGAAAAGGGCCCCGAGGCGCTGAAAAACGTCAATGTGCGCAAAGCGTTGGCCTATGCCATCGACCGCGACATCATTGTCGAGCGTATCCTGCAAGGCGGTCAGAAGCCGTCGTACAACTGGACCCACTGGGCGATCGCCGATTTCGAGCGTCCCGAGTTGGATTGGGCCGACAATATGGATCAGGCGCAGCGCGTGGAAAAGGCCAAAGAACTGTTGGCCGAGGCGGGATATGGCCCCGACAACCCGCTGGACCTGACGCTGCAGTACAACACATCGGAAGATCACAAAAAGATCGCCATTGCGGCCTCGCAGATGCTCAAACAGATCGGCGTGAACCTCACGCTCGACAACTATGAGTGGAAGGTCCACACCGACCGCATGCAAAACCAAGACTACGACATGGCGCGTTACGCTTGGTGCGGCGACTACAACGAGGCCTCGACTTACCTTGATCTGCTGACGTCATATTCGGGTCACAACAACGGCGAGTTCTACAATGACGCTTATGACAAGCTCATGAAGGACAGCAAAACCGCCGAAGACCCGCAGCCGCTTTACAAAGACGCGGAGCGTATCTTGGCCGAGGAAATGCCGATCATCCCGATTTACCACTACGCCAACGTCGACATGATCGCGGAAGACATCGAAGGTCTGCCCGAGAATAACGTGAACAACACGTGGTACGGCAAGGACCTCTATCGTACCGCCGAGTAA
- the oppB gene encoding oligopeptide ABC transporter permease OppB, producing MLSYILKRLAIAIPTLLVLIVISFLLMHSAPGGPFTSERELPPQVLANLNAKYGLDDPLWKQIGSYVWGIVTEFDFGPSFVYKDRSVNEIIAQGFPITLTYGLLSFAVAVIVGVGLGVAAAVRHNSLLDYVAVGVSIGAQVLPNFVMAPILVLVFTLWLGWLPGGGWQGPEYWIMPVIALSTSFMASIARITRSSMLEVLTSNHIRTARAKGLPERRVILRHALKPAMLPVISYLGPAFVAMITGSVVVDIYFSTGGIGKAFVDSALNRDYAVMMGVTILVGALTIFFNLVVDILYGWIDPKIRY from the coding sequence TTGCTCAGTTACATCCTCAAGCGCCTTGCGATTGCGATCCCGACACTTTTGGTGTTGATCGTGATTTCCTTCCTGCTGATGCATTCTGCGCCCGGTGGCCCCTTCACCTCGGAACGCGAGTTGCCGCCGCAGGTGCTGGCCAACCTCAACGCGAAATACGGGCTGGATGATCCGCTGTGGAAGCAGATCGGTAGCTATGTCTGGGGCATCGTGACCGAGTTCGATTTCGGGCCGAGCTTTGTTTACAAAGACCGTTCGGTGAATGAGATCATCGCCCAAGGTTTCCCGATTACGCTGACCTATGGGCTGTTGTCCTTTGCTGTCGCAGTGATCGTCGGCGTTGGCCTTGGCGTGGCCGCAGCGGTCCGGCACAACTCGCTGCTCGATTATGTCGCGGTTGGCGTCTCTATCGGGGCGCAGGTGCTGCCGAATTTCGTTATGGCGCCGATCTTGGTGCTGGTCTTTACCCTTTGGCTCGGCTGGCTGCCGGGCGGTGGTTGGCAGGGGCCGGAATATTGGATCATGCCGGTGATCGCGCTGTCGACGTCTTTCATGGCGTCCATCGCGCGGATCACGCGCTCGTCGATGCTCGAAGTGCTGACCTCCAACCACATCCGCACCGCGCGCGCCAAGGGGCTGCCCGAACGCCGGGTGATCCTGCGCCATGCGCTGAAACCCGCGATGTTGCCGGTGATTTCCTATCTCGGGCCGGCTTTCGTGGCCATGATCACTGGCTCTGTGGTGGTCGATATCTATTTCTCCACTGGCGGCATTGGCAAGGCTTTCGTCGATTCAGCGCTCAACCGCGACTACGCGGTGATGATGGGGGTGACGATCCTCGTGGGCGCGCTGACCATCTTCTTTAACCTCGTGGTCGATATCCTCTACGGGTGGATCGACCCCAAGATCCGGTACTGA